The DNA sequence AAGGTTCCGGCAGATTACAGTATAATAAGAGGTAAAGTTGATCCGGAAAATGCTTGATCCGGCAAGACTAATCCCTTCAAAGTGAAGGGTTTCATTTTTTGGGATCCCCGGCGATCCTGTCAAAGGAGCATAAAGAAATGGACTATAAACTGATGGTGGCAAACAAGATTGCCGAGGCATCCGGACTGGATGCAGACAAAATCTACGCCTTAATGGAGATCCCGCCACGCTCGGATATGGGCGATTTCGCCTTTCCCTGCTATACGCTGGCCAAGGAGCTGCGCAAAGCACCGCCGGTCATTGCGAAGGAACTGGCCGATCAGGTAGACCCGGCCGGACTCGAGAAAGTCGAAGCCCTGGGACCCTACTTGAATTTTTTCCTTGATAAGGGCGAGTTTGTCGGCAATATCGTGAAGAAGATCCTGGAATCGGGAGTAGAGTACGGAAATGAAAATACCGGCACCGGAAAAAAGATCCTGGTAGAATATTCTTCTCCCAATATCGCCAAACCTTTCAATGTAGCGCTGATGTACACGACCTGTCTGGGCAATGCCCTGTACCGGATGTACCAGTCAGAAGGCTACGATACTGTCGGCATTAACCATCTGGGTGATTACGGCACACAGTTTGGCAAGCTGATTTACGCTTATCGCATGTGGGGAGATGAAGCCGCACTGGAAGCCGATCCAATTGGGGAGCTGCTTCGGATCTACGTCAAGTTCCACGATGAGGCTGAAAAGAATCCTGCCCTGGACGAAGAAGGCCGACGTCACTTCAAGAATCTGGAAGCCGGCGCTGAGTACGAGACCGGCCTGTGGAACCGCTTCAAGAATCTGTCTCTGAAGGATTTCCAGAAGGTTTACGATATCCTGAATATCGAATTTGACTCGCTCAAAGGCGAAGCGTTCTATTCGGACTACATGCCCCAGGTGATTGACCAGATCCGGGCAAAGGGTCTGCTCACTGAATCTCAGGGAGCTCAGGTTGTCATGCTGGATGAATGGAACATGCCTCCTGCCATCATTTTGAAGAGCGACGGATCTACCATTTACTGTACCCGGGACGTCACCGCTGCCATCTATCGCAAACAGACGTATGATTTCGACAAATGTCTGTACGTGGTGGGATCGCCCCAGTCGCTTCATTTCCGCCAGGTATTCAAAGTGGTGGAGCTGATGGGCAATGAGTGGGCCAAGGACCTGATCCATGTCGGATTCGGTCTGGTGAAGTTCCAGGGGATGAAGTTCTCCACACGGGAAGGCAAGGTGTTCTATCTGACCGACCTTTTGAAGGAAGCCATCCAGAGAGCCCGCGATATTATTGAGGAAAAGAACCCGGAGCTGGAAAACAAGGAAGAAGTAGCCCGTAAGATCGGAATCGGCGGGGTGAAGTTCATTTACCTGAAAAACTCCCGGGAAAAGGAAATTATGTTCGACCTCAACGAGGTGCTGAACTTTGACGGCGAAACTGCGCCCTATGTTCAGTACACCTATGCCCGAGGCCGCAGCATTCTGCGCAAGAATGTTTCAACCGGAGAGGGCGATCTGACTGCGTTGAAGGAGAAAGAGGAATTCGAACTGGCGAAAGTTCTGGAGCATTACAATGACGCGAAACGGGAAGCATTGGAAAAATACGAACCCAGCGTGTTCACCCGCTACATCCTTGATGTTGCCAAGACATTCAATAAATTCTATAACAACATCAACATTGGCAACTCCGAACCCGCACTGCGCAATGCCCGGCTGAAACTGGTGGAAGCCACCTGCCAGGTCATCGCCAACGGACTGGGACTTCTGGGCATCGATGTAGTGGAACGGATGTAATAATGGAACGACGGATTATTCCCGGCGGTTTGTACCGCCACTATAAAAATAACTGGTATTTTGTGATCGGGGAGTCGACACATACTGAAACCAGGGAAGTTTTCGTGACTTACTTTCCGCTCTATCTGCCGGGACCGGCTCTCTTTGTTCGACCGCGGGACATGTTTCTGGAACCAATCGAAGCCGGAAAAAGCATAGTTGGGCAAGAATTCCGGTTTCTGGAAAGCGATGCCACCGGAATTTCCATCCAGGACAAAGTCGAGTTGTTGACCAAAGCCCAGAATTTGCTTCGACTGATGGGGCTGTCCGTTGTGGAAGAGTAATGGCAGTGACCATAGGCCCTGACATTCACTAACATCAAAAAACCAGAAGAGCCCTGATGGACTCTTCTGGTTTTTTGATATGCGGGCAGGCCAGACAATTTGTCGTGGATTGGAATCTAGCCGGCTAGTGTGGCTATTTAAGGTCTTTTCGAATCTTTGACATGTTCACTCGAAGAGAGATTAGAAGGACTATTGATTGATGTTAATCTGAAGTCTTATCATTTGCCGGACGGTTCAAAAACACAAGTTCGCCACAGCCTTCGCCGGTATCGCGGTTGGGACATTTGGCCGCGCAGGTGCCGCAATTGCTGACTCCCTTGCTTTTGGAGCTGACTGCCCGAAGAAAGAGCCAGACGGCCAGGATCAGCAGCGCGATGGCCATGATAATTTCAAAAGTTTTCATGTTTGGACTCCTAAAAGATGAGCTGTCCCAGCTGATACACCAGGAATGAAACGATCCATGCCAGTCCCAGCTGGTAGCTGACGGACAGAAGCATCATGCGGGTTCCAAATTCTTTCTTGAACGTCGCGATAACCGCCACACAGGGCGTGTACAGAAGGACGAAGACTAAAAAGGCATAGGCGGACAGCGGGTTGAAGACGGTTGGCAGAATTTGTGTCAGATCACCCTGGTAGACAATCTCCATGGTGGAGATGACGACTTCCTTCGCCATTAAACCGGCAATCAGGGACACCGAAGCCTGCCAGGTGCCAAAACCAAGGGGGGCGAGCAGGGGGGCTGTCACCGTACCCAGTCCGGCCAGAAGGCTGTCCGGGATGTCAACCATACCGGTAAAGTTGAAGTTGGACAGGAACCATACCAGAACGGATAAGGAGAAAATAATGGTCGAAGCTTTGCGGATGAATCCTTTGCCTTTGTCCCAGGTGTTTCGGACCAGAGACTTTAGGCGGGGAATCTGGTAGTCAGGCAGTTCGATCAGAAGGGGTTCTTCTTCTTTGCGGAACAAAGTATTCTTGAAAATCAGGCCCACAATAAATGCGATGAAAACACCCAGAAGATACAGGCTCATTACCACAAGCTCCTGGTACCTGGCAAAAAAAAGACTGCTGAACAGCATATATACGGGCAGTCGGGCATTGCAGGACATTAATGGTGCCAGCAGCGCCGCCAGTTTTCGATCTTTTTCCGATTCAAGGGTTCGGGCACTCATGATCGCAGGTACCGAGCAGCCAAATCCGATAATCATGGGAATGAACGCTTTTCCGGAAAGACCCACCCGGCGCATCAGACGGTCCATGATCAGGGCTGCCCGAGCCATGTAGCCGGATTCTTCCAGAACTGAAATCCCGAAAAACAGTGTCATGATGATGGGAAGGAACACGAGCACGGAACCGACTCCGCCAATGACTCCGTCGATAACCAGGCTGCGGAACCAGTCGGACGAATTGACCAGTAAGTGGTCAATCAGGCTTCCAAAGGGGCCGATGATGTATTCTTCAAAGGCACCGGACAGGGGATCACCCACCCAGGAGAAGGTCAGTTTAAAGACCAGAAACAGCAGTAGCAGGAAAATGGGGTAAGCTGCTGCGGGATGCAGCACAATCCGGTCTATGGCGTCGGTCAGCGCATGGACTTTGCCTTCGCCAGTCTGTGAATCAGCGACAATGGCATCGATCTTCTCGTAAGTTCTGGCTTCGTTGGCCTGGGGTTTCAGGAGGGAGGTCACCTGGCCTGCGCCTGACTTGATCTGTTTCACCAGTTCATCAATGCCCTGACCCTTGGCAGCCACGATGGGGATCACCGGCAGGCCAATATTCTGACTTAGTTTGCCGGGGTCAATCTGAATCCCTTTATTCTTTGCCATGTCAAGCATGTTCAGGGCAATGATCATGGGGATGCCGAATTCGGAAGCCTGACTCGTCAGATAAAGATTTCTCGAAAGGTTCGAGGCGTCCAGAATATTGACGATCAGATCGGGTTTTTCCTCGGTTAAAAAGTTTTTGGATACTTTCTCTTCATTGGAGTAAGTATCCATCGCGTAGATACCTGGCAAGTCGACGACTTTCATATCGCCGTGCCAGCCTTCCTTTTTTTCTACTGTGACGCCAGGCCAGTTTCCAACATACTGGTTGCTGCCCGTCAGAAGATTGAACAGAGTCGTTTTTCCCACATTGGGATTCCCAAGCAATGCGATGACCATAGAGCCTAGATCTCCACAAAGATGGAAGAGGCATCCTTTTTACGGATGGCCAGATTGAATCCGCGGAAGGAAACCACCAGCGGATCTCCCAGGGGAGCGATACGCACCAGTTCCAGCACCGTGCCGGGAATGCATCCCAAAGCTTGCAGACGCTTGGTTAGACGGGCATCGCCCTCTACTTTCACTATTTTGCCGGATTGGCCTATATTCAGTCGATTTATGTTTGTCATGGAAGGTCACTCCTTAAGAACTAATCAGTATTGAAAATCATTATCATTAACTTCAAGTTCATTATATCTTTACAAAGATTTCGTGTCAATAAAACATTTCGAATGTTAATATTTTATCTTTCGCCATTACAACGGTAGTGAATAATCAGCGGAAGCCTTGGAGCAACAGTGATAATCGCACTCTGGACACGTAACCGTCAGCTGCCTCGATTGTTTGAACCAGCTGCTCGGATCAAATAGCCCCGGGTTCCTGGACAAGAAATAAGCGGGAGCGCTGGTTTCACAGAAAAAAAGTGAGCGAGATTCCTTGTCATGCGGTAAAATTTAACCAGGAAGACTCTGTTGTGGCGATTCCAGCCAAGCTTGGCCTAGCACGAATGGATAAGCGGGTGTCTCAGGAAGATTGGACTGATTTGTGAGAAAACGTATTCTGCAAGTCGATGAATTTGCTTGATCCCTCGGAACAGAATCGCCGGAATCATCGGCTTCTGCACATTCAATTCATTTTAAAACAGTCCGATCAGCGGGATCAGAGGATCCAGGGGAAAGTGGGATTAACGGGAAAAGGGGAAAAGAGGGAAAAATGGAAGTCATTAAATTAATAAAAACAAGGATTGGGTTTCGAACCCTGAAGACAGCAGTGGCGGCTACCGCGGCGATATTTCTGTCTCAGCTCATTGGATTGAGTTACGCAGGGAACTCAGGAATTATTGCCATATTGAGTGTCCAGAATACAAAACGGAAATCCATTAACCTGGCAAGGCAGCGTCTCATCGCGACACTGGTAGCTCTCAGCATCGGTTCTCTGATGTTTCTAACCTTTGGGTTCACATCAGTAGCATTCGGTCTTTACCTTTTAATGTTTATACCCATCGCGGTTCGATTTGGATTCCACGAAGCCATTGTGCCTTGTTCAGTTTTGGTGACTCATTTGCTGGCCATTCGATCCGTTGCGCCCGGCTGGCTGGGCAATGAGTTTATGCAGATGGTAATCGGCGCTGGATGTGCACTGCTGGTGAACCTGCACATTCCCAGTATCGAAACTCAATTGCAGGCAGACGTAGCAGCCATTGAGGAGAAGTTGAAGGAGGTTTTGCTTCACCTGGCTTCCCGCCTGAAGTCAGATGAAGTGGCGCCTCGGCCGCATCTGATGGCTGAACTGACCAATCTGCTTGAGAGAGCCCGCGAGCGGGTGGAACAGGAATCCTCAAATTTCGAGAGGCGGAACCTGGAGGACCGGATCAGTTACCTGGATATGCGCCTTAGTCAGCTGGAAGTCATGAAGCATCTGGAGCGATATTTGCTCCGAATTAAACGGTCGGGTCAGGAAACTGCCATTGTCGGCCGATTAACCGAGCTGCTGGCACTTCAGGTGAATCAGATGGAGTTTTCCGGATCCACCGCCGAGCAGATCAGACAGTATCAGGAGCATTTCCATCAGATGGATCTGCCTGCTTCAAAAGAAGAGTTTGAATGTCGGGCTACGCTCTATGACTTTGTCAGTGACTTGGAACTCATGATGGATCTGAAGCAAAATTACTATAACCGTACCAGGTAGATCATCTTTGGCAAGACAGGCTGACTGAAAATCGATACAATGAAGATATATATAATACCCGATGATCGGATGGCCTGGTGATCTCATTCTTTACTCGGGAGATGACCTGTGGTCAATTTGGGTTTGGCGATTGGGGCTGACTTGTTGTGCCTGCAGACCAGCCTACGTTGCTATCCCTGGATGTGTTCTTAAGTCTGAGTTGCTTTGTTGAAAGACGCCATGAACAAGATGAGAAAGAGTCCACGGACAAGAAATTATGGAATATTAAACCAGTTCGCCCGCCCAGGAGAACAGGAGTTAATAAATAAAAGATGGAAGAAGGGGTCTGAATGAAAAAAACTGCAGCATTTTTTGACATTGACGGCACGCTATACCGGGAAGGGTTCATCGCTGACCTCTTTAAGATGCTTGTAAAATGTGAAATCATCAGCTATGAGCAATGGTATGATGAAGTCCGTCCGGAGTTTGTGAACTGGGATCGCCGGCTGGGCACATATGACATGTATCTGCTGAAGATGTCCAGCATGTATACCCAGGCGATCATGGGACATCATCGGTCTCTGGTTCAGCATATTGTAAAGCGGGTCATTGAAGATAAGGCCATGAGGACTTATGTGTATACCAGACAGCGGATTCAGTGGCATAAGGAACAGGGCCACATGTGCATCACCGTGTCAGGCAGTCCGTATGAACTGGTAGGAGCCATGGCGAAATTCTATGGCTTTGATGATTTTCGCGGTTCCCGCTATCTGATGGATCGGAATCACCGGTACACCGGAGAAATCATTCCCATGTGGACCGCCGAAAGCAAACAGCAGGCATTGGAAGAACTGGCGGTTACCCATGATATCGATCTGAGTCAGTCCTGGTCTTACGGCGATACGGCAGCGGATATCTCGATGTTCCGCCTGACTGGCTATCCCAATCTGATCAATCCAACCAGGGAGTTGATTAACCTGGTCCGGAATGATCCGGAGCTGATGGCCAAAGCAACCTGTATTGTGGAACGCAAAGATGTGATTTATCGAATGAATCTGAGTCAGGTGGAGCTGGTCGATGATCGAACAAATCACACGGTATAAGGTGTATGGCCCGGAGCTCCGGGAGTTGAAGGCCAATCCCGGGGCTGGGCCGGAGGAAACAGAACTGACATCCCGGTCCGTTTATCTGGACCTGGAACATTATATTTATCATAAACCCATTGCACTGGGCATTTTTGGAGCTGCCGTCCGGGAAAACGACGAACTCATCTGCACTCAGTATTTCCTGGAAAATAAAACGGATTTAAAGACCATGGTGCTCCGCAGCCACGAGTATCTGATGCGCAAGCGCAGGGAAGGGTACGATCATCTGGTTGCCTTCGCTGCCCGGAATGATCTGATGGTTCTTCACGCCATGTTTCACAAGTTTGGACTGAACACCAATCTGCGGGAGGTGTTTCAAGTTGTGGACCTGCAGACTCGATTCCATAAAGATTTCTCAGCAATGATCGGTCTGAACGCACTGGAACAATTCGCCGGTGTGGAACGGACGGGTCCGTCGATTTCAGGGTCCACCATAGCCAAGACATTTGCCGCGGTCATGGCCGATCCGAATTATATCCTGCGCATGCCGACTGAAAAGAAGAGCCGCCTGCTGGAATACAATCGCATGGATGTAGTCAATCTTTATTATATTCTGGATGCCTGGCCGGACATCTCTCAGGTGGAGGTGGATCGTTTTCTCGGGGAGAGAAAAGCCGCCCAGCAGCAAAGGCAGATGGCCAGAGAAGTCGTCGAGGATCAGTCCCATTCCGAATCGTAATCCGGCATACATCGGTGCAGAGCTATGCAAGCAGAAAAAAAGGACAGGATTTCCTTGATTGAGTAAGAATTTGAATACTTTGCATAATTTTCCGCGGGCTTTCGGATGATTGAAATATATATAATGAAGAAACCGAAACAGCCAGATCATTTTCTTTGGAGAGTCTGTAAGAATTTATTCAACACGCCGATGAGAATTCGTGCAGCGAACCCGTTCAGCCGAACCCATGCAGGCATCGGGCTGGTCTGTCGATCACCCCATTTGATTCAATTCATGAAAATAACTCTGAGCGCGAGCTCAGGGTTATTTTTTGCGTTCGATTGGTTGAGGAAATCGGAAGCGAGAAATCGGGTGAGGAAATCCTGGATTTCATGTATTTTTAATATTTAAATCTAATAAAAAGGGTTTACATGGTTTCCCTCAAATGATATCCTAGTTATGGGTTAATTAGCACTCGAACAAGATGAGTGCTAACAGAGTAAGGAGGTGGGGGAATGCTGGAAGACGGAATGAATGATCGGAAGCTGGAAATACTCAAAGCCATCATTTCAGACTATGTTTCAACCGGTGAACCGGTTGGATCAAGGACCCTGGCGAAAAAATATGACCTGGGCATCAGTCCGGCCACCATCCGCAACGAGATGTCCGATCTGGAAGAGATGGGTTTCCTCGAGCAGCCTCATACATCAGCCGGACGGATCCCATCTTCGAAAGGGTATCGGGTATATGTGGATCAGCTGATGGAACGGGGAGAGGCTACCAGAGAGGAAATTGCTCTGATTGAAAAGCAGATCCTGTCCATCGCTTCCTTTCAAATAGACAAGATCATCCGCCAAACCTCGCAGATGCTGTCGCAGCTGACGAATCTGGCTATCATTACCAGAAAGCCCTCTACCCGATTTTCCCAGATCCGAACGGTTCAGCTGGTCTCGCTGGGTGAGCATCACATCATGGTGGTGCTGGTACTTGGCAACAACCAGGTGAAAAATACGATTCTCGATACCAAGGATGTCCCGGAACCGCAGGATCTTCTGATGCTGTCGAATCTTTTGACGGGCAAGTTGTCCGGACTGGCAGCTTCGGAAATCGATATTTTAATTATGGATTCAATCCGTCGTGATCTGGCCGGACATTCCGAACTGTTTGCCTCCATCATGGCCGCTGTTCATGATGCGCTCTACGATGAAAGCAATGGCTACATCGTAGAAGGCAAGAACAATATCCTCGACTATCCGGAATTCAATGATATCCAAAAGGCAAGAGAAGTACTGGAAGTCTTGGAAAATCCCGATGAACTGATGGTCAATGTCGAGTCCTGTGAAGATTGCGAGGACGAATTCCGAATTGTGATCGGCGAGGAAACGAATTTACCGGAAACGAAAGACTGGTCGATTATCTCGGCTAAATATAAATTGAATGGACAGGATGTGGGAACAATCAATCTCCTGGGACCAAAGCGACTGGATTATTCCAAAATGAGCTCAATCCTGAAGAGTGTTGTTGATGAACTAAACCGCAAACTGAGAAATATCACAGAGGAGACGGACGATGGATAAGTGGAAAGACAAAGAGGATCTTTTGAAGCAAGAAGAGGCAATGACTCAGGCTGCCGGAGCAGAAGAGACCATGGCGAGTCAAAGCCCTGAAGCCAATGGAAAAGATCCGGAACTGACGGAACCGGTTCATTCGGAATCCGACGGATCGAACGAGCAAGCCCCGACAATCAGTGAGGACGAAGCAGCCGCTTCCTCCGCCGGAGAAGAGGATGAGATGATATTCTTCAGACGAAAAATCAAGAACCTGGAAGATGAGAATAAAAAGCTTGGAAACGAGCTGGATGCATTCAAGGATCGCCTGACCAGGCTGTCTGCGGAGTATGATAATTACCGGAAGCGCTCTGCCCGGGAAAAGGAAGAGCTTTCCGCTCAGTGTACTTCCAATCTGCTCAAGGATATTCTCCCGGTCATCGATAATCTGGAGCGTGCGCTTATTTCGGAAACGGATGACCTGCCCGGATTAAAGGATGGCGTTCAGATGACGCTGGACCAGTTCGTTCAGGCCATGCAGCGGTTCGGGGTGGAGGAAATTCCCACGGATCAGCCCTTTGATCCCCATTACCATGAGGCCGTAATGCATGAAGTGGATGATAATAAGGGAGAAAAAGAAATTTCGGAAGTGTTTTTAAGAGGGTATAAGATCGGTGATAAAGTCATTCGCCATACCGTCGTCAAAGTAGCAAACTAATCAGCGGATGCTTCACCGAGGCTGATTTTAAACAACAAGCAAAATATTAGATTCAAGATATATTTAGGAGGCTTATTATGGCAAAAGTAATTGGAATAGACCTTGGTACCACAAACTCAGTTGTAGCGGTTATGGAAGGCGGAAACCCGGTAGTCATCCCGAACTCCGAAGGAGCCCGGACGACACCCTCCGTCGTATCATTCCAGCCCAACGGAGACCTGCTCGTAGGAGCAACAGCCAAGCGGCAGGCAATCACCAATCCGGACCACACCATCGCTTCCATCAAGCGCCAGATGGGAACCGACTTTAAAGTAGACGTCAATGGCAAGAAGTATACCGCACCGGAAATTTCAGCAATGGTCCTTCAGAAAATGAAGCGTGACGCGGAGAGCTACCTGGGCGAAACCGTTACCCAGGCGGTTATCACGGTTCCGGCTTACTTCAACGACAGCCAGCGCCAGGCAACCAAAGATGCCGGAAAAATTGCCGGACTTGAAGTCCTGCGTATCGTCAATGAACCGACGGCCGCATCCCTGGCTTATGGTATTGACAAAACCGATGACGCTCACAAGATTCTGGTCTACGATCTGGGCGGCGGAACATTTGATGTATCCATCCTGGATCTTGGAGATGGCGTTTTCGAAGTTCTTTCCACCAATGGAAACACAAAGCTGGGCGGAGATGACTTCGATCAGAGAATCGTAAAATGGATCGCTGAAGAGTTTAAGAAGTCCAACGGCATCGATCTGACCAATGATAAAATGTCCATGCAGCGCCTCAAGGATGCTGCTGAGGCTGCAAAGATTGAACTGTCTTCCGCTACAACGGCTCAGATCAACCTTCCCTTCATTACCTCGGATGCCACCGGACCCAAGCATATCAATATGTCACTGTCCAGAGCCAAGTTCAATGAACTTACCGACGATCTGGTCAAGGCCACGATGCAGCCCATGAAGCAGGCCATTGAGGATGCAGGACTGAAAGTATCCGGCATTGATAAGGTAATCCTGGTCGGTGGATCCACCAGAATCCCGGCAGTTCAGGATATCGTAAAGGAATTTACAGGCAAGGAACCCACCAAGGGTGTCAACCCGGACGAAGTGGTCGCTTTGGGTGCCGCCATTCAGGCCGGTGTTCTGACCGGAGACGTCAAAGACATTGTCCTGCTGGATGTTACTCCGCTGACCCTGGGAATTGAAACCATGGGCGGAATTGCAACCCCGATCATCGAACGGAACACCACGATTCCGGCCAAAAAGAGCCAGATCTTCACCACGGCAGCAGATGGTCAGACTTCAGTCGACGTCCATGTAGTTCAGGGTGAACGCAAAATGGCCATGGACAACAAGACACTGGGTCGCTTCACGCTCTCCGGAATCGCTCCGGCACCGCGCGGCATCCCGCAGATTGAAGTATCCTTTGACATTGATGCCAACGGTATCGTCAAGGTAACCGCAGTGGACAAGGCAACCGGCAAGGAAGCCAATATCACGATCACCGCCTCTTCCAACATGACTTCAGCTGATATCGACAAGGCTGTTCAGGAAGCAGAACGCTTCGCGGAAGAAGACCGCCTGAAGAAAGAACGGGTTGAAATCAAAAACAACGCGGAACAGGCTGTTTATCAGACTGAAAAAGCTTTGAAGGATATCGAGGACAAGGTAGATGCCGCTGATAAGGCGAGCATCGAGGAGAAACTCGAAGCGCTGAAGAAACTGACCGATTCCGAAGATCTGGAGGCGGTTAAAAAAGCCCAGGATGAGCTGACCACGGCCTTCTACGAGGTATCCTCCAAGGTTTACCAGGCAAGCGCTCAGGCCTCTGCGGAGGAAGGTGCCGGCCCGGAAGCGGGAACAGCTGATCAGTCACAGTCCGGTCCCGACAATGTCGTTGATGCAGATTTCGAGGTTGAAGACAAGCAGTAATTTCTGATACACTGTTTCAGTGGAATGTCATGGAGTGATCCATGCAGCAGAAAAAATCATAACCAACAAGTCATTTTGAGAACCAGGCTGCCTGGTTCTCAAAATCTTGACGAACGGGAGTAAATATGGCCAATAAAGATTATTATGAGCTCCTTGGCCTGACCAAGGATGCCACCGAAGAAGAAATAAAGCGCGCCTTCCGCAAACTGGCAATAAAGTATCATCCGGATCGAAACCAGGGTGACAAAGCGGCAGAGGAAAAATTCAAAGAGATCAATGAAGCGTATCAGGTTCTTTCCGATCCGCAGAAAAAAGCTCAGTTCGACCAGTACGGAACCACGGATTTCAATGGTGGCTTCGGACAGGGCGGAGGATATGCCGGATATGATTTTGAAGGTTTCGATATGGGCGATATTTTCAGCCAGTTCTTCGGAGGCTTCACCGGTTCATCAGGTCGGCAGCAAAGTGCCAATGCGCCCCGTCGCGGTGAAAGCATCGAATACTACCTGGATCTGACCTTTGAGGAGGCCGTATTCGGAACGAAGAAGGAAATCAACCTCACAGTGGACGATACCTGTGATACTTGCCATGGTTCAGGTGCCAAGGATCCATCCAAGAAACGGACCTGCTCCAAATGCCAGGGATCCGGCCGGATCCGCACCCAGCGCCAGACGATGTTTGGCAATATGATGACGGAAACTGTCTGTGATGTGTGTCATGGCGAAGGCGAGGTCATTGAGGAACCATGTCCGACCTGCCGCGGCAAGGGACGGGTCAGAACCCAGCGCAAAGTCACGGTGAACATCCCCAAGGGCGTAGACAGCAACAATGTGATTCCGTTGCGCGGCCAGGGCAGTGCCGGCTTTAAAGGCGGTCCCGCCGGAGACGTGCATCTGGTGCTGAGGGTCAAGCCCAGCTCAACGTTTGTCCGCAAAGGCACCAACATTTTCATCGATAAGCATATTGATATTGCACAGGCTGCCCTGGGCATGGAAACCCGTGTCCCGACAGTGGATGGCGAAGTGAGCTACAAGATTCCTGCGGGAACGCAATCCGGCACGGTATTCCGGCTCAAGGGCAAAGGAGTTCCCCTGGTCAATTCCAAATCGGATCAGCGCGGAGACCAGTTTGTCAATGTGATTGTGGATACGCCGCAAAAACTCAATGATGCCCAGAAGGAAGCTCTGCAGGCTTATCTGGCAGCATCCGGATTCTCAGCCTCCGATAAAAAAGCCGGTGAGAAGAAATCCGCCGACAAAAAACGAAAATTCGGGATTTTCTAAATTGCTTTGACGGCAAATGCTTAAATGGCCAAAGGAACAGCGCCGCTGCCCCTTTGGCCATTTCCATGGGCCGTGGCTCGTTCGAGCCCGAGGCACGTTCGAGCCGGACCGAAGAATTACTTCGTTTCCAGATGGCTGGACAGTGAACCTTCAATCTTGATGCATGATCAAGAATCCTGAAGAGGATGAGCAGGCGTTAATGTTCGGAGGCGGAGCATGTGCGTGAGTTCGAGTTTGAGCAGGAGTTTGAGCAGGAGTTTGAGCTGGAGTATGAGCTGGAGTATGAGCAACTCTGGCTTTTGCGAAAGCCGGAGTTGGATTATAATGGGAACACCACAGAGAATTAAACCCGTGCCCTCCCATCGGGAGAGATCCAATTTCCTACTGCCTGGAAGGAGCGGAGATGAAACAACTGACTGAAAAACCGAAAATCCTGATCACGAATGATGACGGAATCAGCGCTGGCGGCATTCGATTGCTGGCACAGACCGCAGCCCGGTTCGGCGATG is a window from the Clostridiaceae bacterium HFYG-1003 genome containing:
- the dnaJ gene encoding molecular chaperone DnaJ; amino-acid sequence: MANKDYYELLGLTKDATEEEIKRAFRKLAIKYHPDRNQGDKAAEEKFKEINEAYQVLSDPQKKAQFDQYGTTDFNGGFGQGGGYAGYDFEGFDMGDIFSQFFGGFTGSSGRQQSANAPRRGESIEYYLDLTFEEAVFGTKKEINLTVDDTCDTCHGSGAKDPSKKRTCSKCQGSGRIRTQRQTMFGNMMTETVCDVCHGEGEVIEEPCPTCRGKGRVRTQRKVTVNIPKGVDSNNVIPLRGQGSAGFKGGPAGDVHLVLRVKPSSTFVRKGTNIFIDKHIDIAQAALGMETRVPTVDGEVSYKIPAGTQSGTVFRLKGKGVPLVNSKSDQRGDQFVNVIVDTPQKLNDAQKEALQAYLAASGFSASDKKAGEKKSADKKRKFGIF